GTGATGTTGGAGGAGGTATTGAGCGAAGTTATCCACAGCCATCCCGCCGGCTGGTGGGGGCTGGGGATGACCGTGGATAACTCGCAGGAGGCGCTTATCATTCAGGTAAAAGTTTATTCCTTTCTTCTGAAGTTAACGAACATGGGAGTTCGAAGGAAATACAATGTTTCATTTGGCAATTGAGGAGGGATAAAAGCAGAAAAGTTTTGTTGCATTTCTATTTATTATTATCAAATTGTAAACACCTTAATAAAAAATAGGTTTTATTGTGTAAGATCATGATAATGCATAATAAAATATCTGTCATTTTTTCATGAATAGGTATAGAATTTCTTAGAAGGCAATAGAATGAATTAAATTGCTACGTGACAGGAAAGTAGAATGAATAACAAACAGAGAAAGGTTGCAACTAATTTTATTCTCCTCATCTCAATTCTTCTTCTAACCGTTACCGGTGTTCTTTCTTATGCGGTTTACCGAAATCAACTCTTGTGCAAAGGTGATATTTTCGAGCAAGTTTCAGCTGAACTCAAGATGAACGAAACTATGATTTGGGTGCCTCCAGTGCTTGTAATTTTGGTCGGCACAATATTGGCCGCCTTAGTTTTCTTTATTGGCTTATGGCAGATAAATAAAAGAACTAAAAGCCCTGATACGATTTTGAATGACCAGGAGATAACATGAAAACTTGGATAAAGCTCCTCATAATTGGTTGGTCAATCGTGTCAGTCGCAATCATTATTGTGTCTTACCAAGTAATGAAGTACAACTACGTGACGGAAGACTATAGCGTTGAACTGCCCCTCCGCACACCTGTTAAGGGGGACACTTTTACAATTTTGTCGAGTATTATTTACCATGATGATAACATGAAGTTTCTAAGTAAACAGGAATTCATAGAGCATATTAAGGACGCGAAATCAATTAATCTACATTCTTCGCATACTGTAAAGAATAGGGGCATCTATCTCTATCTACCCCTGTATTCCTTCGTAATTTGGGCATTTCCAATTCTTATCTTTGCCTTATTAGGGATTTTGTTCGAAAGAAGCAAGACAACCACTCCACCAAATGACTGAAAAAACTGTGAAATGTTCATGAACTTGTTCGAGATAAATGCCGTATCGAGGTTATTGGGCAATACCAGACGCATAAATTTTACAAGCTTCAAGATCCCACCGATGGATATACTTATTCTTGAAAAGATAGAATGAAACATTTCGACAGTTGGCAAAGCTTTTGGATGTTTGAAGAAGCTGTAAAAAAACAAAACAGATATTTTCGAGATGTTAAAGTTGATAACTTCCTTCAAACAGTTTTAGAAACAAGTAGTAGCAGAAAAAGAAAATTACTTAAAAATAGTAATCTATGGCGAGCTCAAATTAGCCACGGATCGATACCTTTTTATCAAGATGGAGAATATATTGATGATGTAGAAGCACCATGCCTTCCTCAAAGAATGACACCCCTTATTAACGAAGCATTAGAAGGCCGAGCCAACCCTAAAGGAATCCCTTACTTGTACACTGCTACAAAAGATAAAACGGCCATGGCTGAAGTTAGACCTCGGTATGGTTCATTAATTTCATTAGGTCAATTCAAAACAAAAAAAGATATGATATTAATTGATTGCTCTGTTTATCATAATAAAAGGCCAATATGTCTTGAAGAACCGAACCCAGATGAACGGGAACAGGCAGTTTGGAGTTATATTGACAATGCATTTTCGCAACCAGTGACAAAAAATGATAAAATGGCCGATTATGTTCCAACTCAAATAATAGCTGAGTTATTTAAATGTAACGGCTTTGATGGCATTATATATAAAAGCATGCTTGGCGAAGGATACAATGTTGTATTATTTAATGTTGAGTCAGCTAAATTGGTGTATCTACATTTGTTTAAAGTAGAAAGTATTTCATTATCATTTAAAAAAGCTGGCAACTCATACCCTGTAAAGTAAAAAAGTAAAATAAATAAATTAAATTACATAACAAACGGGTAAACACAGAATGTTAATAGTTTCACAATAGGTTATATAATTGAGTCATTATAAAAAGCTTTGGGTCATATCTTGTTTTTTCAAATATGGTGCTGTCCATAAAACAACAAACATTTCTTCCCATAATTCACGATCAAAACCAAAAGGCCCTATGCGCGATTTGCAGTGAAACAATTCCTAATTATCCTGTCACGAGTA
The sequence above is a segment of the Pseudomonadota bacterium genome. Coding sequences within it:
- a CDS encoding RES family NAD+ phosphorylase, which gives rise to MFEEAVKKQNRYFRDVKVDNFLQTVLETSSSRKRKLLKNSNLWRAQISHGSIPFYQDGEYIDDVEAPCLPQRMTPLINEALEGRANPKGIPYLYTATKDKTAMAEVRPRYGSLISLGQFKTKKDMILIDCSVYHNKRPICLEEPNPDEREQAVWSYIDNAFSQPVTKNDKMADYVPTQIIAELFKCNGFDGIIYKSMLGEGYNVVLFNVESAKLVYLHLFKVESISLSFKKAGNSYPVK